The following is a genomic window from Spirochaetota bacterium.
CGGCGGGAGCAGCGACGCGGCGGCGGCGCTGAAGCTGATCAACGGGCGGCTGGGCAGGTTCACCGATGAAGGCCTCGCCGAGATCGGCGTAAAAATAGGCGCAGACGTACCCTATTGCCTCCATGGCGGGTTCGCGATCTGCCGCGGCATCGGGGAGATCATCATGCCGGTCCCGGGGAAGCTTAAGTCGTGGGTCCTGATCATAAACGACGGTATCCATGTCGATACGGGCCAGGCCTATCGCTCCCTCAAGAGGGGCGCCGGGATTGATCCCGCCCGGGAAGCGGAGGTCGGCAAAACCATTCGGCGCATTACGATGGCCCTTTCATCGGGGTCGCCGGAGGCGCTGAAAGAAGCGGCGAAGAACGATTTCGAGACGCCGGTGTTCGGCCAGTACCCGGAAATCGGCCGTATTAAAGAAGCACTCTACGGCTGCGGGGCCGGGTTCGCCATCATGACCGGATCCGGGTCAAGCGTGGTGGGGCTCTTCGCGGAAAAGGACGCGGCGGAGCGTGCGCAGGCGCGGCTCGGGAAGAAATACCGTGAAGCGATCCTGACGCGGTTTGTGTGAGCGGCGGCAATTGTGCATATGATAGATGTTTCACCGGCGGTGAAGCATGTATCATGTCTGCAAGACATATTGAGGTGTGGCCAAGCGGTAAGGCATCGGGTTTTGGTCCCGTGACCCCAGGTTCGAATCCTGGCACCTCAGATTACTGAAGCAGGGAGTTCACGTATCAACAACATATCTTCAATCGTGCTGGCCGGCGGGAAAGGCGTTCGCATGAAGTCCGACCTGCCGAAGGTTCTCCAGCCTTTTCTGGGCAGACCGCTGATTGCCCACGTGTTAGACAATATCGAGAAAGCCGGCGTTT
Proteins encoded in this region:
- the ispE gene encoding 4-(cytidine 5'-diphospho)-2-C-methyl-D-erythritol kinase, which codes for MTDSIRAHAKVNLHLEVLNRRDDGYHAILSLMASVALHDLLKLEESTVRELSGGIDIAVAVRGAGGTHGGVIDAIPAHENLIARAATLYCERAGLNGAAVYSIVKNIPAGAGLGGGSSDAAAALKLINGRLGRFTDEGLAEIGVKIGADVPYCLHGGFAICRGIGEIIMPVPGKLKSWVLIINDGIHVDTGQAYRSLKRGAGIDPAREAEVGKTIRRITMALSSGSPEALKEAAKNDFETPVFGQYPEIGRIKEALYGCGAGFAIMTGSGSSVVGLFAEKDAAERAQARLGKKYREAILTRFV